The Festucalex cinctus isolate MCC-2025b chromosome 14, RoL_Fcin_1.0, whole genome shotgun sequence DNA window CATCAGcgtaaaaaaattcattttttacaGGTAGGTCGTTTACTTCATGAGGTGATAACCACTAAAAGCTACCAGTCTGAGAGGTCTATCATATCAAACCATAAACTAGGGATCTATAGGtaggtaaataaaataaaaaataaaaaatcacaactcGAATTTGGCCACCCAGATGGTACTGGTATGCCATATTTTGGGCTTTGGCCCAAGGACTagtatggatggatgaatggatggaatgaAGGAATGCACGATATCGTTggtcgataattattggcaattatcgaccaatttaacGTCAGATAAacaagataataaagaaatccgctgATAATAATAGACATTCCACATTGGTCcatttgttgtggttgtggctcaagttgtgcccaactcCTAAAGTGATCTCCATCTTGCACACCGCAATGTATGCCCCATTTTTGTGTTCAACTGTACAAACTGTTGTATTTTTCACAGTCATGtttagctgttttttgttttgtattttgttttttaacttttgcGCAGGGTCGACATCAGAGAGATGTACCCAAACAAATTTATTCAGCGTGGAGATACAGAGCGCTTTTACATCCTCAACACTCTCTTCAATCTGCCTGGTAATAATCTGAACCCCAAACAAAACTTCTTGACATTTGATATCTTCTTCACTTGTatatctattattttttttcttttttcacgtTATAGCTAGTTGACAAATTCACGACAAAATACATCTCAAGCCGCACTCCATATGGCATACTAGAACCAAGACATTAATGTAAAGTGGTCATCGACCTTGAGCAGTTGTGATATAAATGAATTTGTACAACAATGTAGCGCTATAATTGTGACAAGTAATCAGCAATAATGATGGTCTATTTTTAACATGAGGTTGGTGGTAGTACCGTGCTGCAGCGGCACATCTTGGTTCGACCACAGTCTGTTTGGGACGCTTGTCGAACCTCATTTCAAAACAGAAATGGCCATTGTAATCGATTTGGAATAATTATTTCCAGAGTTCAATCCTACTAACGTAACACTTCGGCATCTGCCTTGAGAAATCCATATCTGTCAGGCCCTAGTTCATGTCATATTTGAAACATCGTAAAATGTTTTGCTGATAAATGTTCCTTTTCAGAAACCTACCTCTTTGCCTGCTTAGTTGACTTCTTCAGTAACTGCTCTCGCTACTTAAGGTAATGCATAATCCTCGTTACAAACAGTACATATTGCATATTGTTTTATCACTGTGGTGCTTCATTTTGAATCTAATCCTGTCATACAATATTCAGGTGTATTTAACATCATCccattagtgtgtattattattattatttttttcatggagAGATGTGCTGCACTGTATTGCCTAATTGTAAATATTCATAACAGTTGTGAGACCGGCTTTAAAGATGGTGACCTTTATATGTCTTATAAGAGTATGTTCCAGGATGTAAGGGATGCCGTGGATTGGGTTCATTTCCAGGTAGATTAACCTTCTTTTCTAAAATAGTCACCTTGCTATATAATGCATTACTTTCACTATTCTTAATTCTTCTACCAAAGGGGTCTTTAAAAGAAAAGACTGTTGAAAATCTGGAGACTTATGTGGTAAAGGATGTAAGTAAAACACAATGTCTTTCACACTAAAActgaattgttaaaaacaaaattgtggcGAAGTTgcctgcaatatttcagttgtttCCTCCTTTGACTGATTTGCACttcctttgttgttgttgtttttttctctcccattaAGCCAAAGCTTCCTCTCCTCCTCAGTCGCATGAATGAAGTAGCCAAAATATTTCTGGCAACCAACAGTGATTACAAATACACAGAGGTGAGCTAATAATTAACACTTGCCTGTATTAACAAATGAAGAAATAAAGATACTCTGTATGGACCAGAATCTCCATATTTGCTCAACctccattcctttttttttctttttttttttcccagaaaatCATGACCTACTTGTTTGATTTTCCTCATGGTCCAAAGGTAAGCGCAATTTAAAGTTGTGCTTAACATTTATATGCGTATTTAtaacagggatgtaacgatatccaaacgtcacgttacgatatcacaatatgaaggtcacgatacgataattatcatgatatggtGGGGAGGTtgtcgatatttaaaaaaggtcgctatgtaaaaaagagctcatactaaaaaaaaagtacaatattgtgcttttgtacataacatcaatgttatgataTTATtactatgttttattattatgtaattgttatgttatgttgttaatgcacgcacacattgagttcctccacatattgatttgcttcacaggcatattatgctccccttcatctgaccattagtgtagattttaaacatcgaagggccaaaacatcccgaatgaaaattaaatcgcAGTaagaaaactagccaccagagggtgctaggacTGCACAAGTGGTAGTCAAAGTGACTTTTTTCACAAATGTGTGTCATTTAAATATcctgaacatgacgacgacgatattgtggcagttttaatatcacggtatcacgatatcgcggttatcgttacatccctaattgatCAGCACCCTATTGAAACATCTCAAATACAGTTCTATCAGTCTTTTGTTGTATATCAGATaccttttggaaatatttgtgtgtgcttCTTTTGCAGTCGGGTACAGTCCACAGGCCCTGGCAGTCTTACTTTGACTTGATCCTGGTAGATGCCCGTAAGCCTGTGTTCTTTGGAGAGGGAACAGTTCTGCGACAGGTTGACACGGTGAGTATACGACCACAACGAGTGTAGTGGGTGGAGGTGGAAATAAAGTCCGGGGGGTGGGCCAAAGAGGCAACTACTAGTAATaatttaaaggtgcattgtggagtTGAAAATGTTCAAGCTTTTTTGACATCATGAATGCTCCACTAAGGTACACAGCTCTTCTGGCAAGCCATCATCTATGACCTAATATGGCAATTTTCATCTGATCAAACCCAGCCCGGACAGCTAGTAACTTTCCTCAGCTCACTCAAAAAGGCAATCTCATATTACAGAGCGGTTCCCAAAGCTTTTTGTACTTCaaatatatgaatataaaaGTAATGCATATTACAATATATTGTTAGTACATTACAACATACGAAATGAAAAAAGAGAAATAgtccaaagaaagaaaaaaaaacggtcacAGTCATCTTACTGTAACATCATGTAATCTAGGGCTCATCATGTCATTTttcatacagggtgacccaaaaagatgcgtacccagattttattcgataaaaaatccattttttaacgaatgtcttttctgttgcaggacgtgaaaggtgaacctatggatgatcatttgcagctatagatgccctgaaaatgtcttggacaaatcagcagaagatattctccctggagagtggagacctattttgcgacaaaatcataccagagtgtacagattcagtttcgaaagcgtttccattgtcgcaactttccatcaaaatcaacgattgttagttggattaagaagttcagagttcagttctgagaaccaaacgttctcaagaaagttttcatcattttcaagcacattacagaaccattcacacattgttattcgcttttccttgtcagcatcagttaatttttgctttatttggatcttgtatgggtatcggtgcagatcagacgtaagaacacgccgcagtgactcccttgtcattccgagttcttggctgcgtctacgcactgatttcctagggctgcgtcctactgagtccctcactgcagcaatgttttctcctgtccttgcactcttcttcctgcctgaataagttccacctgtggctttagaacataggcccactacagtcccatgctctctgaacttcttaatccaactaacaatcgttgattttgatggaaagttgcgacaatggaaacgctttcgaaactgaatctgtacactctggtatgattttgtcgcaaaataggtctccagggagaatatcttctgctgatttgtccaagacattttcagggcaactatagctgcaaatgatcatccataggttcacctttcacgtcctgcaacagaaaagacattcgttaaaaaatggattttttatcgaataaaatatgggtacgcatctttttgggtcaccctgtatctaTGAAAACATTCTTTCATTGTAAAGCTTCTTTTACATCATGTAAAAAGGGATATTGTAAGGCGCCGTCTTTGGATGTAATTGATTGTACGGCCATAAAACGAAGGTTGGGGCACATTAAGCTGAACTGGCATGTTGTGTAGAGAAAATATTTTAGGTCCTATAATTTTTTGGATGCATTCTCCAATTTGGCCACTAGATGTAGACAAATCGACTAGTTCCATTTCTAGTGATTTAGGCCATAATATAATCATTCTTATTCCATTGCTCCACCTGACCCGGACCCCCATCTGGCCCACATACGTCACGACGTAAACAACAATGTACGTTGTACGTTACAAATcaagtttctacaaaatgtattaaactggaaattttGAAAAACGAATCTCATACTTGggttagtaacaaccaaataaatcatATAGAGCTAATGTGTCATTAGAGTCAGGGTTCTTTTTAAGGTATCTTTAAATTATCAGACCTTGATGGAATTGGCAAAATAAAATGCTCATTGTTTATTCCTTTGAGTTCATTTCTGAacactaaatgaaaaaaaaatgttcgatCATACTgtgaatatatactgtatttattgatttatttcagACAACTGGTCGACTCAAGATTGGTACATACACTGGACCCCTCCAACATGGGATTGTTTACTCTGGAGGTAATGCTTAACCTAATTAtaagaaataaatagaaatattcACACACCGTCATCAGAttgtaattagggatgtaacgataacgacaatatcgtgatatcgcaatattaaaactgtcacaataccgtcgtcatgtcacgatattaactctttgaccgccataaacgtttaaaaacgttcagtataatcctaggataggCCGGCATAGACGTCAATTGAcatctactatgtttttttatggaaacgggtggaggaaagccttgggcagctccaagtatcaagccgatcgggttactataatgggtattcctggccactagatggctgtgatgagtcttttggacaagatcgggtaggagacaacagtagaagaagagaggctgagctagagtgttgagggggagagaatggctaacttggctaagggagtcaaaaaggctacagatggcaatcagctcacgcttgatccttattttcaaagctcaaaagcatcgaccagtgctcaagagcacagtgatgacggggttaagtcatagttgaagcggtgacgcggccgtttcgaccacgtcctaaggccccaacggctagcgatgctaataacgtcctaaggccccaacggctagcgatgctaacaccggagaaaagtggtgcacaaccgagcacgtctgcacagatgacgtttcatcggacgatgacgactactatgggtccgatgcaagacagtcttggacagtcttccaaagaacgtgaaggtaagcgctaacatgctaagagattgctagtaagattactttccttttcgggcgatctgctagcagcgtgtgtaaatgtgctgatatacactaaaacatctattacctatacaaacgtgaatgtatattttatagatcgtgttcacagcaacgtccgaccgctggttctacgacaaagaaaggtaaaaaaaaaaaaaaaacgttttcaatacaccgcaacaataaaagaaaagtctttcgattgtattgtaattgtatatgtttctttcagctcccccTCAAAGGGCCCatagtgacccttctcacagtgagcagaacaaaggtaaaaagaaaagattctccacagcactaataaaatatttgatggtaaacgtcttctataatttacagaatgtgtatcaaccaatacacccaaggaaaaaaaggtaaacatatgcacacacacacacattgcatcacactgctctaaaataatatgatattgaaatgtatatttgcagatcccaaagattctggctggcttgaagttgatgaattcggctggcagccaaccatcttcccctttgctgcaaaaccaggaccaagggatgctgcagcagagctgaattcccacctgccagctgacatcctggagctcttcatcacggatgaacttctccagcacatcgttcatcataccaacctctacgcaaatcagtccatgcagaagcagactgacaaaaactgttgcgcacgtgtaaatagtttgcaaagagttttccaaattgtttgttcggattgctactgttgcatgtaaataaactgttattttgcaatcaaaaaacatttttttattgttggggtagtgttttatagaagtttaggtgtttgtagaatcactcatgcaaaaaaaaaaaagtgccaaattcactagagtgcatgaaataacatcgtttcacaaaaacttgatttctccgtattttggaagaaaatagaggatttgggtgaaacgaagctgttttctattgttgattactgaagatccgaataaggcagaaacaaacttttttttagatgaaagatgagacttcaatctttcatttggtagtatccgcgtttccacagtcctaacacaacattttctgtggagcttgaaagatcggtaaaattctgtaaatcagctggcactatggggttaccttttccgaaaatggctggcagtcagttaaaagcagcacatctgtaaaaaaaaaaaaaaaaaagtcatgttgatttccatttgtgcagttctagcaccctctggtggctagttttttactgctgtttaattttcattagggatgtttaaaatctatgctaattgtcagatgaaggggaacgtaatatgcctgtgaaccgcgtcaatatgtggaggaggaactcaatgtgtgcctgCATTAAGAAGTAAGGGcctcaatattaactcatttgctcccagctattttcacagatgcaatcccgttcgctcccagctgttttactggattttgactcattttccaagccacacagaatattgtgttctattgaaataaaaacatggaacctatcaaaacaaagattaaagtctcttctttcatcaggaaaaaaaaagtatatttctgtttccgttttgcagcaattagcattagaatatagctaaggttcatcaattttcacaaatctatttagaattgtgagtaattgaggttttttttcagcatggccctggttgatctcctttgctttgctgccatctgctggcaatttgtgtaataagtaccacttctacaaccgttctttgcagttgagaggctgcatcaaagccttctgtatgctctagcataaaaaaacaaaacaaaaacaaaaaacgtgtaaatacgtccttgggacacttaaaaaaacgtatttgtattttattaggagcgaatgagttaagtgttatTAAGATTGTAGGTagcttatatgcattgctgttatgtacaaaagcacaatattgtgcttttttttttagtatgagctcctttttttttcttttttttttctacaatattgacattttttaaatatcgcccacctccctacaatatcgtgatatttatcgtatcgtgagtttcatattgtgatattgtatcgtgatgtttggatatcgttacatccctaattgtaaTGAGTCCTAGTTGTTGATCCAAGACCCCAACAACCACTGATATCAAATTTTTGGTGTGGAACACACAGGCCACTGGTCAAAGTTTTGTTTAAGATTTCAGTATGGGGCACAAATTGTGTACCATCATTTATGTTTTCCGCTATCAATTGCACTTAATTTCTTTGGTTTGCTTTACTTGCACTTCATCAAACAAGATGTGCACTTTTCATTTGAGAAGCACATTCAGTGAAAGTATGTGTTTTCATGAAAGCTACAACAACTTTGATACAACTCACAAGTcacttcaattttatttatagagTACCCATCAGAATTTGTGACCGAGAGGGCGATGTTGTATAAGCCGTTATTAAAGCTTTTGTGTCTttgttattatatatatatatatatatatatatatatatatatatatatatatatatatatatatatatatatatatatatatatatatatatgtatatgtatatatatgtatgttatatgtatgttatatatattattatatatgggCATCAATGTCTTAATAAGTCAATAAATCAGTCTTAAATCTTAAATCTAAAATCTTAAATCTCTCCATATTTGATAATCGTAATTTTGCATATACACTCAACTTCTATGTGGAGTAAGAACATTTCTACCCATTATAAGTGAATTGgtgcaaattattttcaatctaGGGGTACCATCATTTTGGTTCAGGCGTGTTTCATATGCTTGTTTTGTCACAATTCTTTTGAGCCATAATTCAAAAGTAATTTATGGCTTTCGTGggttaattttcattaaatGTGCAATAACTTTTGTCAGTTTAAACTTGAGACCGAACTTAGGTTGTTGCATTGAATTAGTTCACCATTAGAGACTACTAAATTCTACACATTGTCCCTTTAATCCATAGAGCggtaccaacaattttgtccacgTGTGCAAATGTTGACTATGCCCACAGGTTCTTCTGACATCGTATGTGATTTGTTGGGAGCCAAGGGCAAAGATATCGTATACATTGGCGACCACATCTTTGGTGACATTCtgaaatcgaagaagcgccaaGGCTGGAGAACGTTCCTGGTCGTACCAGAGCTGGCCCAGGAGCTACATGTGTGGACTGAAAAGAGCTGTAAGAATACACGGACACACGACAGATCTGTAATGAAAACGCATCATCATAATTGGCACACACatacgtgtttaaaaaaaacaaaaataaaaaacaattccaaGTACAACCATTTATGCGTTTTGCACGTGTCCGGTTGCATTAGTCTTGTACACTCAGGCCAGCTGTGAGACCCTCCAGCATGTCCGTGGTCTGCCATGGGCTCTCCAGGTACACATCACTTGCGATATGTAGAAGGTATTCAAAATAGCATTGCAAAGTATTTGAACCCCACTGTATTATCTGGACTTTTGCATAAATTGCCCATAAGAAGTGAATCGATCTTTGTCTCAGTCACATAAATAGACAAACTCCAACAAAAGACATATGGTACCGCTAATTTAATCAAATAGGAAGATACAGATAATAGATTAGATAAGTTAATTATCAAAACCTTAAAATTGCATCTCAAATAGACCAGCAGCCAATGCAAGTTGGTTACTATGAAAATAATATGATTTAACTTTCTTGTCATCGCCAAGATTCCTGTCATAGCATTTTGTACTAACTTGTACTTAATACTAGACATAACAACCGCATGAATTATGATCTCGGTGTCACTATAGATTGAATGAGGCAAATTGTTTGCGTTATcgctgaaattaaaaaatacttagTTGTGCAGTCTTTTTGGGTAATaccaatatataataataataataataataataataatagtacaaacccaattccaatgaagttgggacgtcaaacataaataaaaccagaacacaatgatttgcaaatcatgttcaacctacaatatatttaatttaatacagtagaccaggggtgtccaaactttttcatttgagggccacatacagaaaatcagaaggacacaagggccacataatgttatgaagagaaattgtgtttagtcctaaaatttatacaaataatttgtgcttttgcatatttaagaAAATgctgaatttttcattttagttagtttttattagttttcagggtggttctgttagtttgtattcgtttagttatttaaaaaatgcttagttttagtttagtttgttagtttcagtattagtattagtttgcttgtttttttttaatttatgtgtattacttgtgtgcaatatttaaaaaacaccatgggtgcaacgtcatctgaaggtgcttttctattggctgctgctagatgatgacatactttcaagcgtcattattccggtttatatcaaaataaatctactaaaaatcacatttaaaatcatccccaaattaATTACCAACGATTAAAaggaaggacgtttgctataattatagttttagttagttttgtaaacattaaaatgtagtttcagttagttttcgtttgttaaaatgcattttcgtttttttattttgttaacaatattgttttttgaattttagttttttcatgaattttagttaactaaaataacctttaatggcacctgtgttttttgataccctcccttcttactttgaccatctccaaacatttttcttttattttatttgaactgagtcaaatgccatttctagcatatgtcgcaggccactgaaaaatggacggcgggccgcaaatggcccccggcccgtagtttggacacctctgcagTAGTCCCTCGCTACTTTGCGGTTGGGGTCCAAAATTCATACATTATGGGGTTTATCTTGGGTTGTACCTAGCTACTGTATTTCGCGAGTTTTTCAGAGATTATTACCCCCagtaaaaacaattgtttgtgtggTATTACTTTAATCAGACTTTGTGTTTCACTTTTGCGGCTTACGTGACAGTTATTGACATACTTTTAATTGTGAATCaccaatgttgttgttgttgttttttgttttgttttttgtaatgcagAGAAATATTTGTTTGCAAATGTAATTCATTACATTGCACTTGCAATATTTTGTAAATCATTAGGTCATTATAAATACTGTTTTAAAAGTAGCAAATCATCGCAGTGAAAGAATAGACATACGAAATGCGGGGGGGGgcatgtcgcaaacggggccgggcgaacgtgtcagctgcgtgacgtcactcctgcagcaatttgaaagcacgcgcggattttttttttcactcattcacacatgtaaacttctgtgagtgaaaaaaataataataatccgtgcgtgctttcaaattgccgcgggagtgacgtcacgcagccgacacattcgcccggccccatttgcgacacgccaccaccctgctctgtgattggctggagggatgTAAACACTGTCTCTCCACAGAAATATcgcgctgtttacaaaacaaacacaaaatggcaaaatacaggcatacaggctggggggggggggggggggggtggggggggggctggggcttaggacaaaatcaccaccgcaCGTtgagaaaagcccagatctgtaaattgaggagtagtttgtttgtttaaatcctgtatttaaaaagtgcattttcctgagtgaaaccggcagactgggcctttaagataactttttttttttttttactttttttttccggcctaCTTTTCTGTTCATGTCGACCCTCAAATTTGCGGTCTCCTGAAACAATGTCAGAGGAAGGTCAAGTTGAAACAAAGACTCCACTGCTCACGTTTTTAGCCGTGAAGCCTCCAATGCACCAATCTACCAAGtgtgaaaagcatttttttgtcaaatcaaTAGAGAAAAGTGGTTTATGAAGATGAAGagtatcatttttttcccagctaTATTTGAGGAACTTCAATCTCTGGACTGCTTCCTTGCTGAGCTTTACAGGTAGGTTTGTCATTTTGTACACATGCATCTATGTGTGAATAATTAGAGCTAGTTGACTGTGTCACTGTGGGTGTGTATGTATTGATCCTGATGGTGGGAGATAAATATCACACTG harbors:
- the LOC144001116 gene encoding cytosolic purine 5'-nucleotidase isoform X3, yielding MFQDVRDAVDWVHFQGSLKEKTVENLETYVVKDPKLPLLLSRMNEVAKIFLATNSDYKYTEKIMTYLFDFPHGPKSGTVHRPWQSYFDLILVDARKPVFFGEGTVLRQVDTTTGRLKIGTYTGPLQHGIVYSGGSSDIVCDLLGAKGKDIVYIGDHIFGDILKSKKRQGWRTFLVVPELAQELHVWTEKSSIFEELQSLDCFLAELYRHLDSSSNERPDISSLQRRIKKVTHDMDMCYGMMGSLFRSGSRPTLFASQVMRYADLYAASFINLLYYPFSYLFRASHVLMPHESTVEHIHVNVNDKESPLATRNRHEVDVKEAESKRNQTTRSISEIQPPHFFPQAPQEITHCHDEDDEEEE
- the LOC144001116 gene encoding cytosolic purine 5'-nucleotidase isoform X2, with translation MMISWSDRLQNYAELPANMDGVALKKYQREAHHRVFVNRSLAMEKIKCFGFDMDYTLAVYKSPEYEALGFDLTVERLVSIGYPQELLNFVYDPSFPTRGLVFDTLHGNLLKVDAYGNILVCVHGFNFIRGVDIREMYPNKFIQRGDTERFYILNTLFNLPETYLFACLVDFFSNCSRYLSCETGFKDGDLYMSYKSMFQDVRDAVDWVHFQGSLKEKTVENLETYVVKDPKLPLLLSRMNEVAKIFLATNSDYKYTEKIMTYLFDFPHGPKSGTVHRPWQSYFDLILVDARKPVFFGEGTVLRQVDTTTGRLKIGTYTGPLQHGIVYSGGSSDIVCDLLGAKGKDIVYIGDHIFGDILKSKKRQGWRTFLVVPELAQELHVWTEKSSIFEELQSLDCFLAELYRHLDSSSNERPDISSLQRRIKVMRYADLYAASFINLLYYPFSYLFRASHVLMPHESTVEHIHVNVNDKESPLATRNRHEVDVKEAESKRNQTTRSISEIQPPHFFPQAPQEITHCHDEDDEEEE